In Nodosilinea sp. FACHB-141, a single window of DNA contains:
- a CDS encoding photosystem I assembly protein Ycf4, with amino-acid sequence MTASLSTTQSQALKRTVLGARRVSNIFWAVVLTLGGLGFALAGASSYLKQNLLPFADPTQLVFIPQGIAMGFYGVAALGLATFLWIVISLDVGGGYNSFDKASNRLQIVRKGFWGKNRRIEFEHPLEDVTAVRVAIKEGLNPKRTLYLRIKGRPDIPLTRVGQPIPLADLENQGAELARFLQVPLEGL; translated from the coding sequence ATGACTGCCTCCCTGTCGACTACTCAATCTCAAGCCCTTAAGCGCACCGTGTTAGGGGCCCGTCGTGTGAGCAACATTTTTTGGGCCGTGGTGCTCACCCTAGGCGGGCTAGGGTTTGCCCTGGCCGGAGCTTCTAGCTACCTGAAACAGAACCTGCTGCCCTTCGCTGACCCAACCCAGCTGGTATTTATTCCCCAGGGCATTGCCATGGGCTTTTATGGGGTAGCTGCCCTTGGTCTGGCCACGTTCCTTTGGATTGTCATCAGTTTGGATGTGGGCGGCGGGTACAACAGCTTCGACAAAGCCAGCAATCGCCTACAGATTGTACGCAAAGGCTTTTGGGGCAAAAACCGCCGCATTGAATTTGAGCATCCCCTAGAAGACGTGACCGCAGTGCGGGTGGCGATTAAAGAAGGGCTCAACCCCAAGCGCACCCTATACCTGCGCATCAAGGGCCGCCCCGATATTCCGCTGACTCGGGTGGGCCAGCCAATTCCCCTAGCTGATCTGGAAAATCAGGGAGCAGAACTGGCGCGGTTTTTGCAGGTGCCGCTAGAGGGGCTATAG
- a CDS encoding peptidylprolyl isomerase, which produces MALSTRPFTLALAALLTLWLGACTSSPSLDSTSEAPTDPGLTESVAVAPTGLPVLEGTATVEMVVNGSPIVMELDGANAPVTAGNFVDLVNRGVYDGLVFHRVVRDPQPFVAQGGDPQSKDPSVPAQQLGTGSFIDPDTQAPRYVPLEIKPAGAEEPIYSQTLEEAGISDAPELPHTRGAVAMARSQAVDSASAQFYITLAELPFLDGSYAVFGYVTSGMEVVDAIQQGDRIESARVTAGLENLKTE; this is translated from the coding sequence ATGGCTCTCTCGACACGCCCGTTTACCCTAGCCCTAGCTGCCCTGCTAACCCTATGGCTGGGCGCTTGCACCAGTTCCCCAAGTTTGGACTCGACCAGCGAAGCCCCCACAGACCCCGGCCTAACTGAGTCAGTGGCGGTGGCCCCGACCGGTTTGCCCGTGCTAGAGGGTACGGCAACGGTGGAGATGGTGGTGAACGGCAGCCCCATTGTGATGGAGCTAGACGGTGCCAATGCCCCAGTCACCGCGGGCAATTTTGTAGATTTGGTGAACCGTGGCGTCTACGACGGCCTAGTGTTTCACCGGGTGGTGCGTGACCCACAGCCCTTTGTGGCTCAAGGCGGCGACCCCCAGAGCAAAGACCCTAGCGTGCCGGCTCAGCAGTTGGGTACGGGTAGCTTTATTGACCCTGATACCCAGGCTCCCCGGTACGTTCCCTTAGAAATTAAGCCCGCTGGGGCAGAAGAGCCAATCTATAGCCAAACCCTTGAAGAAGCCGGCATCAGCGATGCCCCAGAACTGCCCCACACTCGGGGTGCTGTAGCTATGGCACGATCGCAGGCGGTAGACTCAGCCTCGGCGCAGTTTTATATCACCCTGGCGGAGCTGCCCTTTTTGGACGGTAGCTACGCGGTGTTTGGCTACGTCACCAGCGGTATGGAGGTGGTGGATGCCATTCAGCAGGGCGATCGCATTGAGTCGGCGCGAGTTACGGCCGGGCTGGAGAATCTGAAGACTGAGTAG